A stretch of DNA from Lycium ferocissimum isolate CSIRO_LF1 chromosome 4, AGI_CSIRO_Lferr_CH_V1, whole genome shotgun sequence:
tttactgcgttatagaaaaaaaattaactgcttctataacgcagtaaattactgcgctaaaggtacttttgtcacttttttttttggttgggtattttggttcaaaaggttttttttttaggtcattttggttccggactctcgGTTATCCCagtaaaatttcaaattaaagtCATCAAGTTTTAGGTTGTGGTATTAGCTAAAATCGGAAtagttttattaatattatttaagtACTTATTATTGTGGATGCCTATATTTAGGAGAAAAATTAGGATTTCTGACTTTGAGACCAAGGTAttttttccttatatttattttcatcccTTAAGAGAAATAAGCATTctcctctctcctctctttctgtACAAATATTCTTGttctaattttattattttaaaacaaatataatttattcTAAAATCATAAGATCATCTTATCCCACGTAAAAGGTGAAGTCTTCTATTCCGGTTATCATCTCAAAACTATAACCTTATTTTGCACGAAACGACCTCTCAGAGTCTTGGTTTACTATTTCTCATCATGCCTGTGGTTGGCTATCAGCCTATCATCATTACAATTTTCAGTTCTCTAATCTCTACTATTTAGGAAGTTATATAGGAGTACCTTTTTAATGATGAAAGCCAGCCAATTGGGGTGACCTttgttttttcttattcttttagCATAGACTCCCCTGTGGTAAATATGGACCATAGAAGACGTAGCGCTCAATTGAAACTAACTATTTTCCAATTATCTCTCCTCCTAATTCGACCGTAAAAATTTCTTTCTGTTTTCTTCCTTTCCTCTTTGTCTCTATACTTtcagattttcttttcttttcctttcctttcttctttcatgaAACTCTGATTTTCAgaccaaaaaataaaacaaaaatcacaATAGCAGTCAAAtgcttatatttttaaatatccaACGAATGTAGCACGTAGCCATgcatgttcatgatgatttttTATGGTTGACAACATAATACTTTGTATGCTTTTTGGATTTAACTTTAGATTAAGGACAACATTTGAGAGGCAAAATGGCAGCAGAGGTAGTAACGGTTGCAAACAAAACCGAGGAGAACATAGTATGCTATGCTCCAACCATGATAACAACCAATGGAATATGGCAGGGTGAAAATCCACTTGATTATTCATTGCCACTCTTCATATTGCAATTGACATTAGTTGTTGTCTTGACTCGCATTCTCGTTTTTATCTTGAAACCCTTTCGTCAACCTCGCGTTGTCGCTGAGATCCTTGTAAGCTTCATTCTGTTatcctatatatgtatattgtcgCATTTTCTGTTTTCATTTGTCATAATCTTTCATTGAGAAAACAATGCATAtacaatttttgaagaaaaaaagaaaaagaaaaagaattgattGGTGCAACTGAATAATGTTTCCTTTTGTTAATTTTGTCAGTTGATCATTAAATGTTGTTATATTTGTTTGATTAAGTAGACTAATGTTGTCTTCCATGGTGACAGGGTGGTGTAATTTTGGGGCCATCAGTATTAGGAAGAAGTAAAAAATTTGCTGATACAATATTTCCTCTAAGAAGTGTGATGGTCCTTGAGACAATGGCAAACATAggccttctttattttctttttctggttGGAGTAGAAATGGACATTGCTGTTATCCGAAGAACAGGCAAAAAAGCAATACCGATAGCTCTAGCAGGGATGGTAGTTCCATTTCTCATAGGAGTTTCGTTCTCCTTCATGTTGCATAAGAGTTCACAAGATACTAAACAAGGGACTTTCATACTCTTCCTTGGAGTCGCGCTTTCTGTCACTGCATTTCCTGTTCTTGCAAGAATCCTCGCGGAGTTGAAACTTATCAATACTGAAATTGGTAGGATAGCAATGTCTGCTGCCcttattaatgatattttagCTTGGGTTCTCTTGGCTTTTGCCATTGCCTTTTCAGAGAATCAAAATATGGCTTTGGCTTCTGTTTGGGTGCTTCTGTCAAGTGCAGCGTTTGTTGTTTTCTGCGTTATAATTGTTAGGCCTTTAGTTGGATGGATGATAAGGCGAACTCCAGAAGGCGAAGCTATTAGTGAGTTCTCCATATGTCTCATTCTCACAGGAGTAATGATATGTGGATTTATAACAGATGCTATTGGGATACATTCTATTTTCGGGGCTTTTATATTTGGCTTGGTCATTCCTAATGGTCCCCTTGGTGTTACACTTATTGAAAGGCTAGAGGACTTTGTTTCGGGGCTTTTGCTGCCACTATTTTTTGCCATTAGCGGTCTCAAGACGGAGATTAATGCTATTGATGGAGTTGGTACATGGGCCATTTTAGCTCTAGTTATAGTCCTAGCTTGTGCTGGAAAGATTGCTGGAACAGTACTTGTTACTCTCTATTACAGAATTCCATTGTATGAAGGCATTACTCTTGGTCTCCTCATGAATGCCAAAGGACTCATTGAGATGATTGTGATCAATGTTGGTAAAGACCAAAAGGTACATTGTTACAAGGactgtatatataaaaattatatgaaattatCCTgtttatatatagaaaaaatttACCAAGTATATAGATCAAAAGTTACTTTTCATAAACatatattaaatcttgaacACCCTTAATGGAATTTCTGGCTTCGCTACTGACTGAATGCATGTTTGCAGGTACTTGATGAGAAATCTTTTGCAATTATGGTCATGGTAGCTGTGCTTATGACTGCAATTATCATCCCAATTGTGACACTGATTTACAAGCCAGCAAGAAAGTTTGTGCCATATAAAAGAAGAACGGTTCAAAGTACAAAGCCAGATAGTGAATTCAGGGTACTGGTTTGTATCCACACACCTAGAAATGTTCCAACAATCATCAATCTTCTCGAAGCATCTTGTCCTACCAAGAAATCTCCAATAGGAATATACGTCCTCCACCTTGTCGAGCTCACTGGACGTTCATCCGCAATGCTTATCGTCCATAATACGCGAAAATCTGGCAGGCCAGCGCTTAACAGAACTCAAGCTCAATCAGATCACATTATCAATGCATTTGAGAACTTTGAGCAACATGTTGGATGCGTCTCAGTGCAACCCCTCACTGCCATCTCTCCTTATTCCACCATGCACGAAGACATTTGCTCTGTGGCTGAGGATAAGCGAGTGGCGCTTCTAATAATCCCTTTTCACAAGCAACAAACAGTTGATGGCGGGATGGAAGTCACAAATCCAGCTTTCCGAACCATAAACCAAAACGTACTAGCAAATGCACCTTGTTCAGTTGGGATACTCGTTGACCGAGGCTTAAGCGGATCCACTAGGCTAGCAGCAAATCAAGTCTCTCACCATGTAGCCGTGTTATTCTTTGGTGGTCCCGATGATCGTGAAGCACTGTCGTATGGATTGAGAATAAGGGAACATCCCGGGATCAACCTAACTGTCATGAGATTCCTCCCCGGAGAAGCTGCAATTGAAGCAACAAGATCAGATTCAAGAAAAAGCAACATGAATGATCCAGGAGTACTAACAGTAGTAACAGACGACGACAAAGAAAAACAGCTAGACGAGGACTATGTCAGCGAGTTCAGAGCAAGAACAGCTAATGATGATTCAGTTGTATACATTGAAAGAATAGTGAATCATGGAGAAGAGACAGTAGCAGCAATAAGGACAATAGACAATTCACATGACTTGTTCATAGTCGGTAGAGGACAAGGCATTATCTCACCGTTGACAGCTGGACTAACTGATTGGAGCGAGTGCCCTGAGCTAGGTGCAATAGGAGATCTATTGGCATCCTCAGATCAGGCTACGGCTGTTTCAGTGTTAGTGATTCAACAATATGTAGGAATGGGGGCAGGGGATCAGCTTCTTACACCGGACAGCCCGGGTCAGCAACTACATGATCACTTTAACTTCAGCTATATGAATCCCCGGACACAAATAAGAGGGCAGCAACCTCAATTCCATTCACAACCCTGCTAACGTACTTaggctatttttttctttttttttttttggttccatCAAATTTTTGACATTCTTTCTTACTTTTGTCATGAATTTTTGAAAGACCGCCTCGAAGGTGGAGGGTAGTAATTGGATCCTACCAATCTATTATGTATAAAACCTTACTGTTTAAATTACTCTTTTTCTGCAGAAGACTTATCATCGCTTGTTGTCATTCCTTATGAAAGGCATAGACATAAATCTAAGAGCTGAACATCACATTTTATGTAACTTTACTAGCCCTGTCTATCAGTAATTGAGAGGTCATTAATGTTGGCCATATGCGAATGCGGCCCACCTTCTAAAGTACAGTTGTACTTGCGACCGTGTCTATATCAATGAGCTCTCAATTACTGGCTCTAACTAATCCGTATTCATATTGGGTAGGCCCACTAAGGGGTAAACCGCTCCTATCAAGAAATACATCATGCTTTTTTTTTAGGCATAATACTTCGGGACCTCCAAAATTTGATACCTTTTATTCGATGCGCACCTAAATTGCTTTGGACCCTgcaacataaacatatatagctgATCTTCTCTTAGAAATTGTCTGCTATAATCCATAACGTAATTTTATCACAAAGCATAATGAAAGGATTTATGGATAATTGAATGTTTCTATGAGAGAGCTGGCCACTTTATGAATAATGTTGCATGAATAGCATTTTCAACTTCTTTCTTGGTAGAGAATTCCAaaggcaagaaaagaaaataggaaCTAGGAAATGGGAGAtggaacaacaaaaaaaaaaagggagggggggggggggggggtggagaaGGAGAACATCATACTGCTGAAGAAGACAAGTTAAATATATCAAAACCTTGGgataaatatctcaaaaagtcactcaactataAGGAATTATGTAGCAAAGTTactcaactttgttttgtatcaataaaatcactcaacttagGACTTTTCTCTTATAAAATCACTCATTCAAGTTTGTCATCAAACAAAAATGACATGGCAACATAAAGAATTTTTTATGCCATGTAGATAAAAACTCcacaaacaaatttttttttttttaaggagaCCATATCTTATACCCGACCCACCCACCCacaaatcataaaatttcttcaattttgatATTCTACATAATAAAAGAATTTCATATTctacataaaagaatgaaatagCTGGAAAATTATGCTTTTTTACCTCTTCACGTGATAAACGGTATAGTGGTTAATTATTCCCTTAGTGAATTTGATGATGCATTATCTTGAAGGCTCCATGCTTTTTCCGGAATGGTGgaattcaatttgtttgaagctAGATGAGGTCTTCGTGAAGCGAAAACATTTCCTGAACATTCTAGAACAGAATATGATTTCCGGTCAGGTTTAAGGCTCCAAGTTTCTGTAGTAAGCTGTAGATTTCATCAGGAATTGTCACTCTTATATTGTTATGTTGTATGTAGAGttcttgaagattcttcaaAGCACTCAGATTTCTACCACTGAATCCAGTTAAGTCACTGATACAGTTTATCACATGAAGAGGtaaaatcataattttgttgttttgttctATTATTAGAATATGAAATTCTTTCATCACATATAGAATatcaaaattaaagattttttttgatTTGTGGCTGGGTGGTCAGGTATAAGATATGAATCtccttaaattttatttcatttgtgGAGTCTATGTTTACATGACataaagaaattaatttatgttgccatgtcatatttttttatgacaaattTGGATGAGtgattttataaaagaaaaaccctaagttgagtgattttattgatacaaaacaaagttgaatgactttgTTACATAATTACtcatagttgagtgactttttgagatatttactccAAAACCTTATTAATTGTTTTTCGGGGATCAAACATCTTATAATTCCTTACACCAAAGATCATTTTATTACTACTAAAAATGGCATACAAATAATACAATATTGAAAATAAGGCGAGGAGCGCCAGCTTCCTTCAACAACAATAGAATAACTCTACATATTTCCTGAGGAAATACGCGACCATGCATAAACACACACAATACTGATAGTTTAAAAAATCGTTATACTTTCAGTATAAGTAACTCAAATCAAACGAAAACTTCTAGACAATGGATGAAAATTTAACAAAGAATTCTTTAATTTAAGCGCATTGGAAGCCTTTAGGGGTAGTCTTTCCACAGTTGTTGAGCAACAAGCTGAGGGAAAGAGCGGCATTAAGGTGAGTTCCCAACATTAGCTTTAATGGCAGTGCAAAGGCAAACAGCAGCATCAACATCAGCAAGATTCTCAATGAGAGAGCAGCATGAACTCTTTGATAATAATGGgcttccaacaacaacatgcaccaaGTCATTCAACAAATTGGCACACACCTTCAATTTTAGTGTGTCCTTTGGACACTTATTATAGCCCTTGGATATTGATGGGGTACTAGGGGGATTCTTGTGTTGAGTCTTTGGTGGACATGGGATGTAAGTTGAAGTAACCATTGTGAAGAAGAGAACGTTCAAAGTAAGGAGAAGAGCAATGGATGATGCAATCTTAGCCATTTTTTGAAAGAGAAAATGTGGGAAGTGCTAGTGTGTGTTTACTAGAGCTAAGAGATtacttggtgttggaaatgaacaAGTGAGTGAGAATTTATAGATGGAAAATGTgagtatatttttattttgtaattaattAGTAATCAAGAAAATTTGTAGAGGCCCTTGTCCATGTGGGCTATAATTTGCATTAGATATATAGAGATAACAGGACAAGCTGGCAAAATGCAATTCAAGATAAGCCCAAGTCCTAACCTATAATGGATAAAAGGACTATCCCCATTTTCACATGAATATGTTGGATCTGTATCAAGACCTAAAAAACCATCAAGATTGATTATTGTGTTCACCTTGGAGTTGGAGACTAGTAAAAATTGTTTGATCTTATTTGTTCTACCATTCTAGTTCTAGAGCTAATGTGAATAAATAGAAGGTAGGGTCACCTACCACCTTCCTCATTAAGTAAAGGTTTTGGGTTTGAGTCCTGGAAATAGAATTCTTCTTCGTCAGGAGCTTTTTACTCTTAAAGTGGATCTTTTAATCCGGATCCAAAACGGGTAGTGAATACCTAGTGAAAAATtccaaacgaaaaaaaaaaaatgggccaaAATAGTTAAGCAAGGCTTGCGTACAATGCTCTCTTCCATTTATATCTTCTATTTTTCACATTAATAAGTTATTCTATTGACCATAAATCTTCAAAGGAACCATACATCCTAGCTAGCAAATACTCTGATATAGGTTTTCCTTCACTGTTAGTACAACATACTCCCTCCAAATCCCAAATAATCGTTTTGGCAATTAAACAGAACTTATTTCAAACTATTTGACATTTTTCAAaagcaaaaaattatttattacttCAGTTTTATTcaaacttatcattattatttcaattagtgGAGTGTCAATAAAATGAGATATCTAAAGACGGATAAAAGGTAGCATAGCCCAACATTCTTCGGATTAGGCTTTTAAATATCTTTCTTGGGTATGGAATATgcaagaatattaaaaaaacatatGTATAGACCGGAGTTAGTACTAAATATTGTGATAAATCGGCTTCAAATGTTCCAATTTCCAGATGTCTTAATTGAGATGAAATTCCTTTTTGTATTCCTCTCTGCCAATTTCTCATCTCgaaggaagaaaataaaaagaggcTCTGATGCCTACAACTACAAGTATTACTAGCTCTTGAACCCAATGGTTAATTGTCGATGGTGACCCTATTAAATACAATAAACGTTTAAACCAAGCCTACCAAACACAATAATGTACCAACAAAGATGCTGCATTAATGGCTCCTAGCAGCAGAGAATGACACCCACGATTATTAAGATTCAGCTTTGTTACTATACTGACTATGAACTAATGACGCATTAATAAAACAATATTAGACCATATTGTAAGGTGTTAAAAGAGAATAGATTGTAATTGTTGGTCACGTGAACCCTGTCCTCAAAAATATGTACTACTATTTTGTTAAGAATGTTTATGAAGAGAAAGGGAACGTAATAATTATCTAACTGCAGGTGACATATAGCGATTATTAATATATGGTCTCTTCTTGGCGATCCTTCTTCATATTCCTGCAGTTCTTAACTTCCTGTAGACATAAAACAGAAAAGCTTCATCTAACATCTGCCAACATTTTCAGCTTCTATTAACtttctgtttcttttttattcctCTATTTAACATCTAAATTTatcatttttaccaaaaaaaatgaaggatCATCATCATTGGGCATGGCCAACGTAAATCAAAGTGGCAAGGATGCTTCTGGACT
This window harbors:
- the LOC132051904 gene encoding cation/H(+) antiporter 15-like; translation: MAAEVVTVANKTEENIVCYAPTMITTNGIWQGENPLDYSLPLFILQLTLVVVLTRILVFILKPFRQPRVVAEILGGVILGPSVLGRSKKFADTIFPLRSVMVLETMANIGLLYFLFLVGVEMDIAVIRRTGKKAIPIALAGMVVPFLIGVSFSFMLHKSSQDTKQGTFILFLGVALSVTAFPVLARILAELKLINTEIGRIAMSAALINDILAWVLLAFAIAFSENQNMALASVWVLLSSAAFVVFCVIIVRPLVGWMIRRTPEGEAISEFSICLILTGVMICGFITDAIGIHSIFGAFIFGLVIPNGPLGVTLIERLEDFVSGLLLPLFFAISGLKTEINAIDGVGTWAILALVIVLACAGKIAGTVLVTLYYRIPLYEGITLGLLMNAKGLIEMIVINVGKDQKVLDEKSFAIMVMVAVLMTAIIIPIVTLIYKPARKFVPYKRRTVQSTKPDSEFRVLVCIHTPRNVPTIINLLEASCPTKKSPIGIYVLHLVELTGRSSAMLIVHNTRKSGRPALNRTQAQSDHIINAFENFEQHVGCVSVQPLTAISPYSTMHEDICSVAEDKRVALLIIPFHKQQTVDGGMEVTNPAFRTINQNVLANAPCSVGILVDRGLSGSTRLAANQVSHHVAVLFFGGPDDREALSYGLRIREHPGINLTVMRFLPGEAAIEATRSDSRKSNMNDPGVLTVVTDDDKEKQLDEDYVSEFRARTANDDSVVYIERIVNHGEETVAAIRTIDNSHDLFIVGRGQGIISPLTAGLTDWSECPELGAIGDLLASSDQATAVSVLVIQQYVGMGAGDQLLTPDSPGQQLHDHFNFSYMNPRTQIRGQQPQFHSQPC